A stretch of Gemmatimonas aurantiaca T-27 DNA encodes these proteins:
- a CDS encoding cation transporter: MSRAAPAGVVTARYRVTGMDCAHDAADIAAAAQRIVGVSAVKVSVASGIMTAEAPEAVLPQVEQAVQAEGYQIDRIGAADGVAGVTGAAPVARGYRRALWIVVLLNIGYGVVEAVGGFLAGSQSLKADALDFLGDGLISLVGLIALAWPLVWRARVAFGQGVFLGLLGATVLAATAYRVVVQQQPEADLMGVFGFLALLVNVAAALALMPYRKGGDAAAKAIWLFSRNDALANLAVVIAAGLVAWSGTPWPDLVVAVMIAALFLQSSWSIIRDARADIADAHGGEQLP; the protein is encoded by the coding sequence ATGTCCCGCGCAGCGCCGGCTGGCGTGGTCACCGCTCGCTATCGCGTGACAGGCATGGACTGCGCGCACGACGCGGCGGACATCGCCGCAGCGGCACAACGCATCGTCGGGGTGTCCGCGGTCAAGGTGTCGGTCGCGTCGGGAATCATGACCGCGGAGGCGCCCGAGGCGGTCCTACCACAGGTCGAACAAGCCGTCCAGGCCGAGGGGTACCAGATTGACCGGATCGGCGCGGCAGACGGCGTAGCGGGGGTGACGGGGGCGGCACCGGTCGCGCGCGGGTACCGACGGGCGCTATGGATCGTGGTGCTTCTGAACATCGGGTATGGCGTAGTGGAAGCGGTCGGCGGGTTCTTGGCTGGCTCCCAGTCGCTCAAGGCAGACGCGTTGGACTTCCTCGGCGACGGACTGATCTCCTTGGTGGGGCTGATCGCGCTAGCGTGGCCGCTCGTGTGGCGCGCGCGCGTCGCGTTCGGGCAAGGAGTGTTTCTGGGGCTCCTGGGAGCCACGGTTCTTGCCGCGACCGCGTATCGGGTTGTCGTGCAGCAGCAGCCGGAGGCCGACCTCATGGGAGTGTTCGGTTTCCTCGCGCTGCTCGTGAACGTAGCGGCGGCGCTGGCCCTGATGCCGTACCGCAAGGGCGGCGACGCCGCAGCGAAAGCCATCTGGCTCTTCTCCCGCAACGACGCGCTGGCCAACCTTGCCGTCGTGATCGCCGCCGGTCTCGTCGCGTGGAGCGGCACACCCTGGCCGGACCTCGTCGTGGCTGTAATGATCGCGGCGTTATTTCTGCAGTCATCGTGGTCGATCATTCGTGACGCGCGCGCTGACATCGCCGATGCGCATGGCGGCGAGCAGCTCCCCTAG
- a CDS encoding efflux RND transporter periplasmic adaptor subunit: protein MTLSHRIAATRTSPMRFAAGLAKCVLTRVLMMTLAFTAACGDEPATPTVRAEAQAPSDTAAREAVATEGGAEHADEHAETDKVALSEAAFRTAQIEVQAVAMAAALGGAEGLEVPGQVEIDPRRVALVSSRIAGRVERLSVVEGDAVVAGQSVGSLFSPEYLTAQVDLAQATRRVATLTGTTDETGARALADAARRRLRLLGASDAEISRAVAGSDPASTLSLRSPIGGSVMESHILPGAAVEAGAPIFTVADLSVIDVIAEVPERNLPQVRTGQRATVSIAAFPDMRFEGRVERLRDALNPETRTLRAVIHVPNGSRRLRPGMFATVRLDVPATRPVNGAVNSGVTGSTLTIPESAIVTDGERRFVFVETGPRTYVRREVRTTPLSPPGSATQRTAMVVVQDGLRAGERVVVRGAFTLKSELAKASLSDEH from the coding sequence ATGACTCTCTCACATCGTATCGCAGCGACGCGAACATCGCCCATGCGCTTCGCCGCTGGACTCGCGAAGTGTGTGCTGACGCGTGTGCTCATGATGACCCTGGCCTTTACCGCAGCATGCGGAGACGAGCCAGCGACTCCCACCGTGCGCGCTGAGGCACAAGCGCCCAGCGACACCGCAGCGCGCGAAGCCGTAGCCACGGAAGGCGGAGCGGAGCATGCAGACGAACACGCCGAGACTGACAAGGTGGCGTTGTCCGAGGCCGCGTTCCGCACCGCGCAGATCGAAGTCCAGGCGGTCGCCATGGCCGCGGCTCTCGGCGGCGCGGAGGGCCTCGAGGTGCCGGGTCAGGTCGAGATCGACCCACGCCGCGTCGCCCTGGTGTCCTCACGTATCGCGGGTCGCGTCGAGCGCCTCTCCGTCGTCGAAGGCGATGCTGTCGTCGCCGGCCAATCCGTCGGGTCGTTGTTCAGTCCCGAGTATCTCACGGCGCAAGTCGACCTGGCGCAGGCGACGCGCCGCGTTGCCACGCTCACCGGAACCACGGACGAGACGGGCGCACGCGCGCTGGCCGACGCCGCACGTCGTCGCCTGCGGCTGCTCGGCGCGAGCGATGCGGAGATCTCCCGCGCGGTCGCTGGCAGCGATCCGGCCAGCACGCTGTCCCTCCGGTCACCCATCGGCGGCAGTGTGATGGAGTCGCATATCCTTCCAGGCGCCGCCGTGGAGGCAGGCGCCCCCATTTTCACCGTGGCCGACCTCTCGGTGATCGACGTGATCGCCGAGGTCCCCGAGCGTAACTTGCCGCAGGTGCGGACGGGACAGCGCGCGACGGTCAGCATCGCCGCCTTCCCCGACATGCGGTTCGAGGGCCGCGTCGAACGCCTGCGCGACGCCCTTAACCCGGAGACGCGGACGCTCCGCGCCGTCATTCACGTCCCCAACGGCAGCCGCAGGCTCAGGCCCGGGATGTTCGCCACGGTGCGGCTCGACGTGCCAGCCACGCGTCCGGTGAACGGTGCGGTGAACAGCGGCGTGACCGGAAGCACCCTCACCATCCCCGAGAGTGCCATCGTCACCGACGGGGAGCGTCGGTTCGTGTTCGTCGAGACGGGCCCGCGCACCTACGTGCGCCGCGAGGTACGGACGACGCCACTCTCGCCGCCTGGTTCGGCAACGCAGCGCACCGCGATGGTGGTGGTGCAGGACGGACTCAGGGCCGGTGAACGCGTCGTCGTGCGCGGCGCCTTCACGCTGAAGAGTGAGCTCGCGAAAGCGTCGCTGAGCGATGAGCACTAA
- a CDS encoding TolC family protein, producing the protein MPSAFRREHRAYCHYPFILVRILAPSVALVLSVAAPVAGQSRSGDAVREMVRATAREASQPPAEQLSLAQVLAEVTRVNPRVAAADAQARAAAARVSSVTRPPDPQLQFGFMNYSLPGLAPMPVLGMAQVQLMQMLPLGGKLRFAGKAASASAAAAKARVSNVVWELRSQTAMVFYDLYAAHQQLAVARETLRLLQDIARTAEAMYRVGEGRQTDVLRAQVEIARMVEDTVRMQAMREAMTARLNALLDRDVDDALHVPLLPDFPDSIPPRRWLDSLADRERPMIRAGQDELRAAEASERLAHRELLPDLQVGLQYGQRGGSMAEATTGEPMGRTTDRMGSLMIGATVPIFARSRQLRMREEAGAMSRMARADLLAMRADTRGRLGEAFAALGRARRLAVLYRTTILPQAEATVASALAAYRVGSVDFMTLLDSRMTVNRYREELVTLESDEGKAWAELEMLTGRVLVPMTKEAP; encoded by the coding sequence ATGCCATCCGCATTCCGTCGGGAACATCGAGCGTACTGCCACTACCCGTTCATTCTGGTACGCATCCTCGCGCCCTCAGTCGCGCTCGTGCTGTCAGTGGCGGCTCCGGTGGCGGGGCAGTCGCGATCCGGTGACGCGGTGCGCGAGATGGTGCGTGCCACCGCGCGTGAGGCTTCACAGCCCCCCGCCGAACAGCTGTCACTCGCGCAGGTGCTCGCCGAGGTCACCAGAGTGAACCCTCGGGTGGCTGCCGCCGACGCGCAGGCGCGCGCGGCCGCTGCGAGGGTTTCGTCTGTCACTCGGCCTCCCGATCCGCAACTACAGTTCGGATTCATGAACTACTCGCTGCCGGGACTGGCGCCCATGCCCGTACTGGGGATGGCGCAGGTGCAGCTCATGCAGATGCTTCCGCTGGGCGGCAAACTGCGCTTCGCGGGGAAGGCGGCGTCGGCGTCAGCTGCCGCGGCGAAGGCGCGTGTAAGCAACGTGGTGTGGGAGCTCCGCAGCCAGACGGCGATGGTCTTCTACGACCTCTACGCCGCGCATCAGCAGCTCGCGGTCGCGCGCGAAACCCTGCGCCTCTTACAGGACATCGCGCGAACGGCGGAGGCCATGTATCGCGTGGGCGAGGGGCGGCAGACGGATGTACTGCGTGCGCAGGTGGAGATCGCCCGCATGGTCGAGGACACCGTGCGCATGCAGGCGATGCGCGAGGCAATGACAGCTCGCCTCAATGCCCTGCTGGATCGTGACGTTGATGACGCCTTGCATGTCCCGTTACTCCCGGACTTCCCAGACTCGATACCACCGCGCCGATGGCTGGACTCGTTGGCGGACCGCGAGCGCCCGATGATACGGGCCGGGCAGGACGAACTCCGCGCGGCGGAAGCGAGCGAACGGCTCGCACACCGCGAACTGCTTCCGGATCTGCAGGTAGGCCTGCAGTACGGGCAGCGTGGCGGCTCGATGGCCGAGGCGACAACCGGCGAGCCGATGGGCCGCACCACAGACCGCATGGGAAGTCTCATGATCGGCGCCACGGTTCCCATTTTTGCGCGCTCACGGCAACTCCGCATGCGCGAAGAGGCGGGCGCCATGAGCCGCATGGCACGCGCCGATCTGCTCGCTATGCGTGCGGACACGCGTGGACGCCTCGGCGAGGCGTTCGCCGCGCTTGGACGGGCCCGTCGGCTCGCCGTGCTCTATCGCACCACGATCCTCCCACAGGCGGAGGCCACCGTCGCGTCAGCACTCGCGGCGTATCGCGTGGGGAGCGTCGATTTTATGACGCTGCTCGATAGCCGGATGACCGTGAACCGGTATCGCGAAGAACTGGTCACGCTGGAATCAGACGAAGGGAAGGCGTGGGCGGAGCTCGAAATGTTGACCGGCCGTGTGCTGGTCCCCATGACCAAGGAGGCGCCATGA
- a CDS encoding efflux RND transporter permease subunit, with product MLKRLIEWSVQNALVVGVLTLCLAIGGVYALRQTPLDALPDLSDVQVIVQADYNEQAPRIVEDQVTYPIATEMLKVPGARTVRGYSFFGVSFVYVIFEDGTDLYWARSRVLEYLNGIRGKLPASVAPSLGPDATGLGWVFQYALEDTTGRLSLPELRTLQDWSLRYALTAVPGVAEVASVGGFEKQYQVDLEPAKLLAFGIPVTRVMNAIQNANSDVGAMVMELSEREYMVRGLGYLKGIPDIENVVVGATASGTPVRVAELGRVTIGPAVRRGITDLDGRGDAVGGIVVMRFGENALETIDRVKARLVEVQGSLPAGVVVRPVYDRSTLIKEAIGTVRSTLIEEAIIVALICIVFLLHARSALVAVVTLPISVVIAFIGLRAFDIGADIMSLGGIAIAIGEMIDAAIVMVENMHKHLERRAAPGATHMDTALLSRRERLEVVLDSAREVGPSLFYSLLIITVSFIPVFTLEGQEGRLFKPLALTKTFAMAAASLLSVTLVPVLMGLFIRGRIAREQHNPLSRAMIRVYTPVLAWALRHRWGVIVCSTVMFILTWIPFQRIGSEFMPPLDEGSVLFMPTTLPGISVARARELLRQQDAILRGFPEVASVWGKAGRANTATDPAGLDMAETTIMLKPRNAWREGLTYEQLIAQMDSATKMPGVTNAWTMPIKGRIDMLATGIRTPVGVKLYGPDLAELERLGKEVEMRLKEVSGTRSVFAERAVSGYYLDIDIDRAAAARHGLNVGDVQTVIATAIGGMTITQTVEGRERYGVRVRYPQELRDTPERLAGVLVPVAHSGSARGGERGGGGAGGMPDGMNGSSQPTGSTPQVPLGQVATIRQVAGPMVVRTEDAQPTAWVYVDPGDRDIGSYVTEAKRMIAGAMTLPPGYRLEWSGQYEYMERAKARMQIVVPATLALVVLLLYLNFRSVADTLIVMLSIPFTLVGGVWFLWLLNYEWSVAVTIGFLALAGVAAETAVIMIVYLNSALDARRADGNVLSSADIFAATMEGAVERVRPKMMTVASTMIGLLPILWGSGTGASVMKRIAAPMVGGMLSSTLLTLIVIPAVYSLWKERSRNRAPD from the coding sequence ATGCTGAAGCGTCTGATTGAATGGTCGGTCCAGAACGCCCTGGTGGTCGGCGTGCTCACGTTGTGCCTCGCCATCGGCGGCGTATACGCGCTGCGCCAGACGCCGCTCGACGCACTGCCAGATCTCTCCGACGTGCAGGTCATCGTGCAGGCGGATTACAATGAGCAGGCGCCGCGCATTGTGGAAGATCAGGTGACGTATCCCATCGCCACCGAGATGCTGAAGGTGCCCGGGGCGCGAACAGTGCGCGGATACTCGTTTTTCGGCGTGTCGTTCGTGTATGTGATCTTCGAGGACGGCACCGACCTGTACTGGGCGCGCTCGCGCGTGCTCGAGTATCTCAACGGGATACGGGGCAAGCTGCCGGCGAGCGTCGCCCCCAGCCTCGGCCCAGACGCGACCGGACTCGGGTGGGTGTTTCAGTACGCGCTGGAAGACACCACCGGTCGATTGTCCCTGCCCGAGCTGCGTACCCTGCAAGACTGGTCGCTGCGCTACGCCCTCACCGCCGTGCCGGGAGTGGCCGAGGTGGCCTCGGTCGGCGGCTTCGAGAAACAGTACCAAGTGGACCTCGAGCCGGCGAAGCTGCTCGCGTTCGGCATTCCTGTGACGCGCGTGATGAACGCCATCCAGAATGCCAACAGCGATGTAGGTGCGATGGTGATGGAGCTGTCGGAGCGCGAGTACATGGTGCGCGGTCTCGGCTACCTGAAAGGGATCCCCGACATCGAAAATGTGGTCGTGGGAGCCACCGCGTCGGGCACACCGGTGCGCGTAGCGGAGCTCGGACGGGTGACCATCGGCCCGGCTGTCCGACGTGGCATCACCGACCTCGATGGTCGTGGCGACGCAGTGGGTGGCATTGTCGTCATGCGGTTCGGAGAGAACGCCCTCGAAACCATCGACCGCGTCAAGGCGCGGCTTGTCGAGGTACAAGGCAGTCTACCGGCCGGCGTGGTGGTGCGGCCGGTGTATGATCGCAGCACGCTCATCAAGGAGGCCATTGGCACGGTGCGCTCGACATTGATCGAAGAGGCGATCATTGTTGCGCTTATCTGCATCGTCTTCCTTCTGCATGCACGCTCAGCGCTCGTAGCCGTGGTCACGCTGCCGATCAGCGTGGTCATCGCCTTCATCGGGTTGCGGGCGTTCGATATCGGGGCAGACATCATGTCGCTGGGCGGCATCGCCATCGCCATCGGCGAGATGATCGATGCCGCCATCGTCATGGTGGAGAACATGCACAAGCACCTCGAGCGGCGCGCGGCTCCGGGTGCCACGCACATGGATACGGCGTTGCTTTCCCGCCGCGAGCGTTTGGAGGTGGTACTCGACTCGGCGCGAGAGGTGGGGCCATCGCTCTTCTACTCATTGCTCATCATCACGGTGAGCTTCATCCCCGTCTTCACGCTGGAGGGGCAAGAGGGGCGGCTCTTCAAGCCGCTCGCACTTACCAAAACATTCGCGATGGCGGCAGCGAGCCTGCTCAGTGTCACGCTCGTTCCAGTCCTCATGGGGCTCTTCATCCGCGGGCGAATCGCGCGCGAACAGCACAATCCGCTCTCACGGGCGATGATCCGGGTGTACACGCCGGTACTCGCGTGGGCGCTGAGGCATCGTTGGGGGGTGATCGTCTGCTCGACGGTCATGTTCATTCTCACGTGGATTCCCTTTCAGCGGATCGGCAGCGAATTCATGCCCCCGCTCGATGAGGGCTCGGTGCTCTTCATGCCAACCACCTTGCCCGGCATCAGTGTTGCGCGTGCGCGCGAACTGCTACGGCAGCAGGATGCCATTCTGCGCGGCTTTCCCGAGGTGGCAAGCGTGTGGGGCAAGGCGGGACGCGCCAACACGGCGACCGACCCTGCCGGCCTCGACATGGCAGAGACCACCATCATGCTCAAGCCGAGGAATGCGTGGCGTGAGGGGCTCACGTACGAGCAGCTCATCGCGCAGATGGACAGCGCCACGAAAATGCCAGGCGTGACGAACGCGTGGACCATGCCCATCAAGGGAAGGATCGACATGCTGGCCACCGGCATCCGTACGCCCGTGGGTGTGAAGCTCTACGGCCCCGACCTGGCGGAATTGGAGCGGCTCGGCAAGGAGGTGGAGATGCGCCTGAAGGAGGTGAGCGGCACGCGCAGCGTATTCGCCGAGCGGGCGGTCAGTGGCTACTACCTGGACATCGACATTGATCGCGCTGCGGCGGCACGCCATGGTCTCAACGTCGGAGACGTGCAGACGGTCATTGCGACCGCGATTGGCGGGATGACGATCACCCAAACGGTCGAAGGACGTGAGCGTTACGGGGTTCGCGTGCGGTACCCTCAAGAACTGCGTGATACGCCGGAACGACTCGCGGGGGTTCTGGTGCCGGTGGCACACAGCGGAAGCGCTCGAGGTGGTGAGCGCGGCGGCGGTGGTGCAGGAGGGATGCCTGACGGTATGAACGGTTCGAGCCAGCCAACGGGTAGCACGCCGCAGGTTCCACTGGGTCAGGTGGCGACCATCAGGCAGGTGGCGGGTCCAATGGTCGTGCGCACCGAAGATGCGCAGCCCACGGCATGGGTGTACGTGGATCCCGGCGACCGCGACATCGGCAGCTACGTTACCGAGGCCAAGCGGATGATCGCAGGGGCCATGACACTCCCGCCCGGGTACCGCCTCGAGTGGAGCGGCCAATACGAGTACATGGAGCGGGCGAAGGCCCGCATGCAGATCGTGGTGCCGGCGACCCTGGCACTGGTCGTGCTGCTGCTCTACCTGAACTTCCGCAGCGTCGCCGATACACTGATCGTGATGTTGTCTATCCCGTTCACGCTCGTGGGCGGTGTGTGGTTTCTGTGGCTACTGAACTACGAGTGGTCGGTGGCCGTGACGATTGGCTTTCTCGCCCTCGCCGGCGTTGCCGCAGAGACGGCGGTGATCATGATCGTGTACCTCAACTCGGCGCTTGATGCGCGTCGAGCGGATGGGAATGTGCTGTCCTCGGCCGATATTTTCGCCGCCACCATGGAGGGCGCTGTCGAGCGAGTACGCCCCAAGATGATGACTGTGGCGTCCACCATGATCGGCCTATTGCCGATTCTCTGGGGCAGCGGCACCGGGGCCAGTGTGATGAAGCGCATCGCGGCGCCGATGGTAGGCGGCATGCTCAGCAGCACATTGCTGACGCTGATCGTGATACCTGCGGTGTATTCGTTGTGGAAGGAGCGTAGCCGAAACCGCGCGCCGGATTGA
- the copC gene encoding copper homeostasis periplasmic binding protein CopC — protein sequence MSLRRTFIRSLLLGAALPVAAIAAVLPHAKLKSSLPSAGTTVAAPKELRLTFSEKIEIKIAKITLLRGTEELAALGDVAADSQATETVVIPVTKPLAAGSYTVKYRVAGPDGHPMGGSYVFSVK from the coding sequence ATGTCGCTTCGTCGCACGTTCATCCGGTCGCTGCTCCTCGGTGCGGCCCTGCCCGTGGCTGCCATTGCTGCGGTGCTGCCGCACGCCAAGCTCAAGAGTTCGCTGCCCAGTGCCGGGACCACCGTGGCTGCGCCGAAGGAGCTTCGCCTCACGTTCTCGGAGAAGATCGAGATCAAGATCGCGAAAATCACACTGCTCCGCGGCACTGAAGAGCTGGCGGCACTCGGTGATGTCGCGGCCGATTCGCAGGCGACCGAGACCGTGGTCATTCCGGTGACCAAGCCCCTCGCGGCCGGTTCGTACACAGTGAAGTACCGCGTTGCCGGTCCCGACGGCCACCCGATGGGCGGGTCGTACGTCTTCAGCGTGAAGTGA
- a CDS encoding nuclear transport factor 2 family protein: MRKGSMTTTVIAMGAMAWSSTLSAQAATRPVDQATAVIRAVFAAAERADLAALDTLYAGDSLTVFESAGINRGWKDYRDHHLGPELKEMTGFKYRPIEIVTRVEGKLAWATVAYALQAKEGTRTIDNFGRGTFILERAGSGDKARWVVRHSHTASRARRPNDPPMPE; this comes from the coding sequence ATGCGCAAGGGATCCATGACGACGACCGTCATCGCCATGGGCGCGATGGCCTGGTCGAGCACGCTGAGTGCGCAGGCTGCCACCCGTCCCGTCGATCAGGCGACGGCCGTCATCCGAGCCGTGTTTGCGGCGGCGGAGCGAGCGGACCTGGCGGCGCTGGACACTTTGTACGCCGGTGACAGTCTTACGGTCTTCGAGAGCGCCGGGATCAACCGCGGCTGGAAGGACTACCGCGATCATCATCTTGGCCCCGAGCTCAAGGAGATGACGGGGTTCAAGTACCGCCCCATCGAGATCGTGACGCGCGTCGAAGGCAAGCTCGCCTGGGCGACCGTAGCGTATGCCCTGCAAGCCAAGGAGGGCACTCGCACCATCGACAACTTCGGGCGCGGCACGTTCATCCTCGAGCGCGCCGGCAGTGGTGACAAAGCGCGCTGGGTCGTGCGACACTCACACACGGCCTCCCGTGCGCGTCGGCCGAACGATCCGCCCATGCCGGAGTGA
- a CDS encoding TolC family protein, producing MSALAPLSAQLPTDSARVRIALDSTRVSRAIERVRAAARAGSPMLRAARANVDLATARAAAAGPTAPAFFSAGLSEAPASNLDQGNLRLEVGRDFMTGPRRRAERTLADVEVQAATIAVSLEERRLEGVVLRDAVRAAGARRIALRLAAEDQLLAGAEEGVRGRFGVGQARYVDVLRVRTERLRIQSDRSASMAEARGARASLTAVLTGTDAASTLDALIDTLAGDGLGDAWRAVLPPLPSLDSLLARSDVARLQRTDAARTAAARALVLAEQRPQVSAFAGIQRIGQANNGPTLGPSFGMTVSLPFTATRSNQLALAAASQGISTAGVAREAALAEARARIEAARERYSAARERLDAFDAALLRGARDERESALAAYRTGSLSLLELLDFERALSRAEIERIRALVDAADAWADLLGADERSDSHVSSPSNGR from the coding sequence GTGTCCGCGCTTGCGCCGCTCAGCGCACAATTGCCGACGGACTCCGCTCGGGTGCGCATCGCGCTCGATAGCACGCGCGTAAGCCGGGCCATCGAACGCGTGCGTGCTGCTGCCCGCGCGGGAAGTCCGATGCTGCGTGCGGCCCGGGCGAACGTCGATCTCGCTACCGCGCGTGCCGCCGCTGCCGGCCCCACTGCCCCCGCTTTCTTCTCGGCTGGCCTCTCAGAAGCCCCAGCGAGCAACCTCGATCAAGGCAATCTTCGCCTCGAGGTCGGTCGCGACTTCATGACCGGTCCACGACGGCGCGCCGAGCGCACGCTGGCCGATGTCGAGGTCCAAGCGGCGACCATCGCGGTCTCGCTTGAAGAGCGGCGTCTCGAGGGCGTGGTCCTCCGCGACGCCGTCCGCGCGGCCGGGGCTCGACGGATCGCGCTGCGGTTGGCGGCCGAGGATCAGCTCCTCGCTGGTGCCGAAGAGGGGGTCCGCGGTCGGTTCGGCGTTGGACAGGCTCGGTATGTCGATGTGCTCCGCGTGCGGACCGAGCGCTTGCGGATCCAGAGCGACCGGAGCGCCAGCATGGCCGAGGCCCGTGGTGCACGGGCAAGCCTCACGGCCGTACTCACCGGAACCGACGCGGCGTCCACCCTGGACGCCCTGATCGACACCCTCGCCGGTGATGGACTGGGTGACGCCTGGCGCGCCGTCCTGCCCCCGTTGCCGTCACTCGACTCTTTGCTCGCGCGGTCGGACGTGGCGAGGCTCCAGCGCACCGACGCCGCCCGGACCGCCGCCGCGCGGGCTCTTGTACTCGCCGAGCAGCGCCCGCAGGTCAGCGCGTTCGCCGGAATCCAGCGCATCGGTCAGGCGAACAACGGGCCGACCCTCGGGCCGTCCTTCGGCATGACGGTCTCGTTGCCCTTTACCGCGACGCGCAGCAACCAGTTGGCCCTCGCCGCGGCTTCCCAAGGGATCTCCACGGCTGGTGTCGCGCGCGAGGCTGCCCTCGCCGAAGCCCGAGCGCGGATCGAGGCGGCGCGCGAGCGCTACAGCGCCGCGCGCGAGCGGCTCGACGCCTTCGACGCGGCGCTGCTGCGGGGCGCCCGCGACGAGCGGGAAAGTGCGCTCGCCGCCTATCGCACGGGCAGTCTTTCCTTGCTGGAACTCCTCGACTTCGAGCGCGCGCTGTCGCGCGCCGAGATCGAACGTATTCGCGCTCTGGTCGACGCGGCCGACGCGTGGGCCGACCTCCTCGGCGCTGATGAGCGCAGCGACTCCCACGTCTCTTCTCCGTCCAACGGACGCTGA
- a CDS encoding efflux RND transporter periplasmic adaptor subunit, translated as MNREEGHGTPRRIAPWRMAIYSAVVAATVGGVYFATRDASAPTPMAADHNHGAAAGAQNASPVMLPPEQAQRIGVTYAVATVGALEREVRTVGQITYDETRLHVITPKIDGYVERLLVNATGQPVEMGQALLTIYSPMLVQAQEELLLAKRLTRDVAAASTDAQRSAADLLESSRRRLAYWDIPATEIAAIEETGTVRRTLTLRSPAAGYVLEKNVVAGQRIMAGEALYQVADLRRVWVEGEVFEQDLAQVRIGQMVHADFQALPGDHRMGRIGYVYPTISPETRTVRVRVVLANADLQLKPGMYATLRIVGGARTQALTVPRGAVLSTGERHVVFVREGNGQLAPREVALGLTNDTRVEVLRGLSAGDTVVASATFLVDAESNLGKALGGMGNMPGMEMSTPPASLPMTSTPRIPPPPRPTKPTRDPMADMPGMDHSAHVAPKAKSATPPRASHDGQIKP; from the coding sequence ATGAATCGCGAGGAAGGCCATGGGACACCGCGACGCATCGCCCCATGGCGGATGGCGATCTATTCCGCGGTGGTGGCTGCGACCGTAGGCGGCGTGTACTTCGCCACGCGCGACGCATCAGCGCCGACGCCCATGGCGGCTGACCACAATCACGGTGCCGCTGCCGGCGCGCAGAACGCATCGCCCGTGATGCTCCCCCCCGAGCAAGCGCAGCGCATCGGGGTCACCTATGCCGTCGCCACGGTAGGAGCGCTGGAACGCGAGGTACGAACGGTCGGCCAGATCACATACGATGAGACGCGACTGCACGTGATCACGCCGAAGATCGACGGTTATGTGGAGCGACTCCTCGTGAACGCAACGGGGCAGCCGGTGGAGATGGGTCAGGCGCTGCTCACGATCTATTCGCCCATGCTCGTGCAGGCCCAGGAGGAGCTTCTCCTTGCGAAGCGACTCACGCGAGACGTGGCTGCTGCATCCACCGACGCCCAACGCAGTGCCGCCGATCTGCTCGAGTCGTCGCGGCGACGACTCGCCTACTGGGACATCCCCGCCACCGAAATCGCGGCCATCGAAGAGACCGGTACCGTGCGGCGTACACTGACACTCCGCTCGCCGGCCGCCGGCTACGTATTGGAGAAGAACGTCGTCGCCGGTCAACGTATCATGGCCGGCGAAGCACTATACCAGGTCGCCGACCTGCGCCGCGTGTGGGTGGAAGGCGAAGTGTTCGAGCAGGACCTTGCGCAGGTGCGGATAGGCCAAATGGTGCACGCCGACTTTCAGGCACTACCCGGCGATCACCGGATGGGGCGCATTGGTTACGTCTACCCCACCATCAGCCCGGAAACGCGAACGGTGCGGGTACGGGTCGTGCTCGCCAATGCTGATCTGCAGCTCAAGCCGGGGATGTACGCCACGCTGCGCATCGTGGGTGGGGCCCGCACACAGGCGCTTACCGTCCCACGCGGCGCCGTCCTTTCTACGGGTGAACGCCACGTGGTGTTCGTACGAGAAGGCAACGGCCAACTCGCGCCGCGCGAAGTCGCTCTCGGGCTCACCAACGACACACGCGTGGAGGTACTGCGGGGTCTCTCCGCCGGCGACACGGTAGTCGCGTCGGCGACCTTCCTCGTGGACGCGGAGTCGAACCTCGGCAAGGCGTTGGGTGGCATGGGAAACATGCCGGGCATGGAGATGAGCACTCCGCCGGCGTCATTGCCGATGACGTCAACGCCACGCATCCCGCCGCCTCCAAGGCCGACCAAGCCGACGCGCGACCCTATGGCAGACATGCCCGGAATGGATCACTCGGCGCATGTCGCGCCGAAGGCAAAGTCGGCGACACCGCCGCGGGCATCGCACGACGGCCAGATCAAGCCGTGA
- a CDS encoding ArsR/SmtB family transcription factor has protein sequence MGDPIQPAPGPLMADVCEVACVDAEKVARVRAAGPAPATLLALAETFKALGDPTRLRIVAALAQEELCVCDLATLVDVSESAVSHSLRTLRQLRLVQYRKVGKIAYYSLDDAHVARLVAEGLGHIDEVGR, from the coding sequence ATGGGCGACCCCATACAGCCCGCGCCCGGCCCCTTGATGGCCGACGTGTGCGAGGTCGCGTGCGTGGATGCCGAGAAGGTGGCGCGAGTCAGGGCGGCCGGCCCGGCCCCCGCGACGTTGCTGGCGCTCGCCGAGACCTTCAAGGCACTGGGTGACCCCACGCGGCTCCGGATCGTGGCGGCCCTGGCGCAGGAAGAGCTCTGCGTCTGCGACCTCGCGACCCTCGTCGACGTGTCCGAGTCCGCAGTCTCTCACTCGCTCCGGACGCTCAGGCAGCTCCGCCTCGTGCAGTACCGCAAGGTGGGGAAAATCGCCTACTACTCGCTGGACGATGCGCACGTGGCGCGGCTGGTCGCGGAAGGTCTGGGCCACATCGACGAAGTCGGGCGCTGA